Within the Medicago truncatula cultivar Jemalong A17 chromosome 4, MtrunA17r5.0-ANR, whole genome shotgun sequence genome, the region gaaaataaataacaataattaaaatgctaaaaataaataaaatgcaagaaaataaaagaaatggacaaccgaagggacagaaaaaagagggagaagaaaagaatagctcgtcaacacaagctaagagggagaagagagaaaagttctttgataACTCAatagaacttttggtgtgtgaaattgtgtggaatgagggctctatttataggtggggaggttgatgaaaaatggaaaattggtttaatggaaatgatggacaattatggtgaattttgaaaaaggaatgttaaagttgacacttgacttgaaattttttttagaccttgtacattttattttggacctattgacactttgttttttttgacactaattaattaaaaagaaataaaataaatctaatacgaaataaaataaaaacaaattaaactaaattatttaaagaaaaataaaattaaaagatggaaaataaaaattattaaatataaaaacaagtaactaatcttaaaattaaaattaataaaagatggaaagaaaataaaaagagaaaagagagtccgactcggaataaaaaaaaaatgaggtattttaaaatacctccctgccgaaatttcctTTTGAAAAGTCAAAGACTATTCAGGGTTAAACGACAagtgtcagtgggaccttaggtcaaaaattggggtatgacaagtcttttgatgacattgagttatgtatatttgtatatttctactttgatgacattatttttaatttcatgggctttttttactttgtttaatgtgcAAATATAGGTTGCTTTGGAAGATTAACATTTGTTTGGGTTCTTCACTGGATCATCATCTCCATGATCATTAATTCATTAAGATTTaagaacataaaacataaaaataagttgagaGTAGGAAAAATAGGGATgagaaacaattattttgtttcaaatagtagaacttaagagaaaaataaaattaaatagatcTAATTTATAGTAAACATGAAAGCTGATGACAATGGCTGGAAATGGTATCTAAAAATGATAGGTGCTGCACAAAGGACAACTCTTTCCATAGTTTCAGATCAAGAGATAAGAGAGGAAAAGAGAGTGTAAGGTGAAGACCTTAACTGGGCTCTTGAGAGAGAGAGGAGTGTAAATACTTAGACTCAATGAAACGTGATCGTTACTTTTTTGATAATAAGCAATTTTCAAAGAGACGTGATCGTTACTTTTTTCCAAGAGTGTAGTAGTATATTTGAGAGAACTTAAGAATTTTGTGAAGTTTTGGATGTTCTGTTTTCCTTGGCagttttcttcggcagttaactgccgaaattttgaaaaatccggctgcagttaactgccgaggaaaacctcgggagttaactgccgaggatcttCTGCACTACAAAATCTGGCAGAATctcctctcatccattattcatcttatcttccaaataatttcttcaaatgtctctcaaattctctctaaaaaacacaaccaaatccaaccaactttattcaacaaaatcacaagtaagtaattataatgctattaaattacattttagttgttataaatgttattattttttagtttttgagtacatttattattttttagtagatttacatgttataattaatttttagggtatattttagttgattaatgttgttaaaatatttgcatgatgtttatgttatatgattaatttttttattttagtaagagtatatgatttataattttagggttatttttatgaattttagggtataatgtgcacatcaagtgttcgatgaaatgtttgaatgagtttttgattgattgtttttagtttcttattgtgtagatttaaaacaatggccgggtggatcgacgttcatgcgcaattcaacgacggagaacctcagaggttgaaggttcggtgccttggtgtaacgttaagaggtctcaaggataaactgactgaattcaaccaaggagtcaacctcAAAGACAcaaggtgtaacaccccgttttcccaatatacaaatttcttaaaaaacatttatcagagtaagcatcataaacaacgggatatcacatataacatgaaccaaaacagttaaataataatttaaccaaaagtcgtaaacattgcagcggaatttagttcataatccataaatcagtttggcacgtaggccccatcaaatatcTCAATGAGTTAAACCAACTAAACAAAACATAGTAattgttcaacatcataaaacataaacatgatagtcacgtaagagaatgaagcatgcataatcataaagccccatcccgttacgtatcagagcgacctagacgacacagtgaaggcaaggccactcacgacggaaacagcacactaagcacgatcacctgcacgttacccacggtcgaggtaacattcaaacagaaggggtgagatttcataacagaataacgttaatcaatgcaattaagaatcataaaattaacatcttaatcaatcttgatcataatcattttaaacataatcatcattgtatctttaataagcatttatcacgtaatcacataatcaatcatcatcaacaaagcataatagacatgacaatgcgacaatgctcctagactccgtatatgcatgtggtaccaatcgtcatcataagtataaatatactttaatcgtgcggaggacaaagctcctaataatcgtgcggaggacaaagctcctaataaaacgtggtgaggactaagctcaatgatatgctatgcatggactcttaacaacaaaacatcgtaatcctcgtaatcatgtgcattcaataacttgaagcgaaacgtcatcattttcattatattcataaataaacattgcatactcagttaaataacagcagcagcataatcaagtcacataacagcaaagagatatcaatatatcaacatcAATTctatagaatcataatcatttcattatatctcacatattgcataatacattaatcatgctcaaataatatcatcatatcttaatagctttacaaactgcattaaacgttatcattgggtttcattaccaattaggggttcactcttgatcaaaaggtgcgacacagatcgcacaaccactcaactgctacattctggacttgctcgcgaggcgagagttctcactcgccatggcgagtaccactcaaattcccaactaatgttgttttgggttcaatcctgtcctaaaatcattcctaatcatctctaggtatgtttaggcacttaaaggcactcaaggtccaactaaaaagtcgaaactacaaaatatgacatgcactctgcctaagctcgcgaggcgaggaagggttgctcgccatggcgggttgcaccaaacaactcgcgaggcgaagggaaaaggctcgcgtggcgagcgatgaacttcatcactcgcgaggcgaggatcatagctcgctgtggcgagcgatgaatgtcgctacggccaggcttcctaaaaacacaaaaatccgtcgattcacatggttctaagcttagttttgattccagaattcatcctaaacatattctaaggttaaaggacggttctttcatcaatctaaacaagttttaccgtttattctcaatttttagggttttgacctaattccaaaacttctctaaatcaatcctaactttgttaactaatcatcagaattacagagattaatgttactgtgttattagtcccacccttacctggttatgaagaaatcgcagccctcttggtctcttgctcctctctaagctttttctcccttttccaatgttttcacgtacaaagtgttttttctaaacctaggtctattcttttatatctctccttaataacttatcttatttcactttctcccccaaaactatctaaaatatcaaaacagccctcaactaaatattttttcaaatctttattttatttaacaataaaataaattctctaatcttatcaaatcctccaaaactcataacttatcacgtcatcaatcaaatcatcaaaatcatcaaaacatatcaaaatcatgcacatattatataattataatataattgcctaaactcgattaaataacgattaaacgaaagtgggcgttacacaaggatggtggaacacgtttggtataaacgtccaacgctcgacgaggggagagtatcattcacttgggtggaattaacgaacgacgaaaacgtgacgaccatgttttgggagcacagcatgttccagtggatcgatatgcgggtgaagttgcttagatcaactgaagatatcatcaaaagtttgattccgccacaagatcgtcattagttagggtaaggtgcattccaactacaacaattgtcttcctttgaatgggctaattcaaacttgtcaaacaacaggactcaagcatttcgcaaGCGCCTCATGTTTCTCCTTTGAAagtattaaatttttgttatgctggtttagatgaatgtattaagtgtcaaggattgaacctcaattcggtggcacttgaataccatcatccaAAGCTAGCCTCAcagaaatttattattttcaaagggAAAACATGAGGTGTttggcgaaatgcttgagtcctgttgttttgcaggtttgaatttatcccattcaaaggtaacacaattgttgtggttggaattcacattccaactgcaacaattgtcttaccctggatggggcaattcaaacttactaatcggcaggactccagtattcgataAGCCTCTTGAAcactggtattcaagtgtcaatgaatgcacctcattctgttgacacttgaataccagcgttcAAGATGCTAATCGAACACTGGTGTCCTGCtgcttggcaagtttgaatttgccccattcagtggtaagatgattgttgcagCCGGAAGGTAAATTTCGGAATGTAATgtgtaatgcaatgtaatgtgataacatatattttgttttgaatggaacaataattatcttattttgttttcaaatttatttatttcaaatgcaattttattctaagtaccataatgtcaaacaaaatgtgcgcgacacaaaaataaaacataaaaaaatccaaaacaattaggcattaaaagccattacattcattcttcctcgtcacacaaatCAATTGGCTTGTCCGCTACAGTCCATGCggtaccttgttttggttgaggaccgaaatagcatgtcctcccgctcctcctcaacctcgagtgattgtacactggcaccttcgaacccttctttttttttcagaaCCATTGCAAACAATTCCATGCCACGTCATaggtcatttttcttttttcttttcatcattGATGAgtaatttattatctattttaatatgttatttagtttagttttatttagatttaagtttattttatattaatattatttcctttcttgaactattttactacaattgcattttattatatttcaggaacgaatattggatggattgagtcttggagcaaaagaaagggatttggagctgattcggtacaaaaatatgaagattcggagacaaaaatatgtctcgtGGAATATACTTGGAATATTCTCCAGAACACCTTTTGCtccttttgcttggactccaagctattctattttggcgcacaatctaccgaggaatattcttggaatatacttgcttagattttaagtcaattgtgtactataaatagagtagctagccatcacaaatattcatcttttcttggaatacaatatgtgacaattgtttttctaataaaagttcattttactttattgttatttacttttatgctttctctcttcttccccttgtctacgatgaacattagtgagtagacttctcttgtcttgggattgttggataagtctaaatgacataatcctaatcaagccaagctctaagccttaatcttatgtaaccctaatttcttatctgaattcaccgtcttaacatggatcaaccattatcaaactgtggaaacgaaagtggagggtttgataattgtttatccattattccaaatatcaattcataaaacgaaagtggagctttgatattcgaacaagtgaattcagacaaggattgcaaagtcagcgaaataggctttgcaatctttgagacatatagtttcgatcttcaagggaactaataacaatcaagtcagcgaaataggcttggttgttagaggaaccaaaatctaatagtaatcaagtcagcgaaataggcttggttgctagaggaacataagagaaactgtcttgagaaaattaggtctaacataacattataagcttatagttttgatttgagaaggacttgttatttagatgaaaccaacgatcccaaggcttttatctgttcttttattatttactttcaatcaaaaacccaaaactttctaccttataaaactttagtctaatcattatctaaagttaattgaattcataactccctgtcggaacgatactctattttactacttcggtaagaccgtccacttgcggttttatctcatcaatcatcgtgaacgttaccctgattttgattctgagacatatctacattaaaaaaaatatggagatCAACTCGACCTAtactaacctaaactatcctaacaattctaaccattctaacctaaattatcctaacatatcataaaatcaacaaatcaatataatcgaacctatataatcgaaatttaacaaaaaataacatacaattcgaccacaaagcaacaaagcaataggattcaaaaaacttacttgtttttgtgattaaaattggcttctaatggcttcaaatgactcaaaatcgcaccttgaaaaattaaaaacgcaacaatggagttttggaaactcctatgcagttctgttcttataacattcgcctcggtagttaactaccgaggttttacTCGGCACTTAACTGCCGCCGGATTCCTAAAAACTTCGGCTGTTAACTGCCGCCGATTTCCTAAAAACCTCGGTAGCAAACTGAGgggcattttggtattttactcgtgtggcacagccaaacaacatgtgggaacaacaattctcatgaACAAAAGGGTGttacaccctatatatatatatatatatgccccTTTGAACCGGTCTAACCCAACCCAGCCGGTTTCACCCTCTAAGCccaatttcaacttttttattcTGCACACCTCCCTTTTACTGCCCGTACCTCCgtttttatctcattttttttattcctctttcttcatgcattttaatttctATGGCATTTTTTCTATTATTCATTTCTTTCGCATCTTATCGTTTGTattattcattgaattttctttttattctgtCATTCATTTTTATCACATGGGATTTAGGATGTATGTTAGACCTAATGTAAATTATTCATGCGTTTTAGTTTAGGTGTTTTATCCTGCACTTTAttattcattcatgcatatttatttatttttcgtcGTTTATCTCATTACGCAGACTTTAGAATGTATCCTAGGTCGAtgtaaatcataaataaaaagtggtgtgtgtgagtgtgtgttccttttattttcttttatgtatGTATAGTTTAGGTAAAAGgtttttgtggtgatccaacatCACTACAAAATTCctacattttattttcattgctccgttagttttaattttggtttaattattattcgaaaacaacaaaaacatgcaaataactacaaatcacaaaaaatattttcacaataaaccttgatccaaaatcaagtgatccctttttatttttattttcttaatcaaattgcAATAAACTTTAATTCTACTTTGAGTCttttctttaatattaaaaaatacaaaccaattctcataaaatcaagaggttctcatagagtactacgaatatttagggtgctaacaccttcttaattttatttaaatcatAACCCTTTGAGAATTGAAGggttaacacacaaaaaaatacGAATTAAACAACTTATAGAAGAATAATGCTAGCAACGTGTACACTTTCTCAACACAtaattgaatgaaattcaaATGTGTCCTGCTAAATTTATGTGCATCCACATGATTCAGTAGGATACACGTACACTttttaattgattgaaattcAATAGCGACCTAATAAACTTATGTGTGATATACATGATTCAATGAAATTTAAGTccatatcatttaattttacactaaataacaaaatattattccctccgtttcaatatacatcttcaatttttgcaatgtgcactattcacttgacttactttgaccatactttttaactaatgtataaatacaaatattagcatgatgtatattttcaaaatattaaattttactttaaattattaaatatattaacggtcaaaattgtgcattgacATATATAAAGTGGTTGACtttgacatgtattttgaaacagatGAAGTAACTTTTTTAGcatattataaaaagaaatactagttacaaacaaaagaattaaaaaaaagggggaaaaacgaactaaaattcaattttttagaGTCTAGATATATATCCATTTTAATAAGTGAACCCTAGCATAAATCTCAttaataataaacttaaattttaaGGACGCGTTTGTTTCACGGACACAAAAGTTATTCTTAGGAAGAACATATCTAGAAGTATTTGTCTCCATCTCTTGATATCTAAAATAACGATTTCACGTGCACCTTTTGATTtaggttttctttcttttctaagCATGCAATACATAAATCTTCAATAatgaatacatatatttttcttctaatataTAAGTTTATGATCATGGAAGACTAAGATATGAATTATCTTTATGAAAAACATGTGAGAGAAGAGATTATTTGAACTTTGAAGCATTAGCCTACAAGAGGGATGCTTATAATTTGAACTTTGAAGCATTAGCCTACAAAAGGGAtgcttataatattatgttCCTTATCATGTGTAGATTTTCCCTCACGGCTtcattctcttctcttttctttgtgatattttttcttatagattttagagaataatattttggaaaaagtttatttaaaacctttttttttagataaaaaattaaatgttttaacCGAACTCATCCAACCTCCCACTACATAAGTAATCTCAAAGTGTCATTATAAGTGctacttttaaattttgattcatcttaatcattccATCCATATATAACTTTCACCAATCTTTAAATTCTCATAGACTTttctttagaagaaaaaaaaattataaattaatataaacttCTTAATCGTAACATAATATGTTTTTaacttcttatttttatttaaaattttattccatttaaaaaaaatctaaataatgGCTTCCAATATTTGGAACATGGACCCCGCTTGATTtgagtttatgaaaaataacttatgtaaataaataagcttttattttaatttatatttttaatttatatgctCTCACCAACGTATCTTCATAAACTGTTTTTccataaactatcttaaaaacttgcatacataaaatttatttattttcataaactgttttatataagctctaaaataaaCTAACGTATCTTCATAAACTGTTTTTccataaactatcttaaaaactTACatgcataaaatttatttatttgcataaactgttttatataagctctaaaataaactaatcCAAACGGCCCATGATTATATAAACAATGCTTCCAATATTTGGAACATGGTTATAGAGCTGAAGGACTCTACTTATTGTTGTTCTTAatgatacatatatttttatattcctCTTCGATTTAAAAATGTCTAGCTAGCCGAAACTCCTAATCActacatccaaaaaaaaatcaataaacttCTAATTAGTTTAACTAATAAACCATGTCACTTTTAGTTGTATTTCACTAACACCGTTCCACTAAACCACACCACTAATATTGACTCGGTTCCTTTACATGATGAActcactaaaataaaataaaaaaactctttGAAATACTCAAGCACCTATTCTCTTCAAGGTCTAAATTGAAAGCGCAACCAATATTATTCACACATATAttcaaaacaatatatttaaagTACACCGATTATTAAGAATAATTCTATAAACATTGTATGTGTGTCGCACAGGTAGACGTCTAGTAAATAACAAATTGTCGAACTCAACATCATACTTAATAATAGCAAAATAAGTAAAATCGTCAACATAAAACAAATCTTAAAATAAGGATAATACAAgtctaaaacaataaaagaaaaaccagTTAAGCAAGAGGACCTGCCCCGCCTCGTGTCCGCCCCTTTATTCATCGAGTTAAGCAGGCGAGCCAACCATATGAAACAAGTCCGCTAAAAATAACAGGCTAAACAGGACATCCCGACGTGTTGGACCCGTTTTGCCAACCCTACGTATCGGATACCAGTTCGTCATCCTTTTTGGCGCTATAGCGCTCCTTCAGCTTGGAAACATAACCAGATAAAATACTTGGAATTTGATTGGCCATAATGTCAGCAGATTTGTGATCTCCTGCGGCCAAAAGTACTTTATACATACTACAACCATAAAGTAAAATCATAAGGAGAaggaaaatattataataaagggaaaaaatagTATGAAGGTTAGAAGCCCACCTCAAGTAGCTAAATGTAGTATACAAACATTTGGCAGATGCAAATTCTCTCCAAACCAAATTAGCATTATTCAAATCTTCTGATAGGGCACAAAGTTTTAGGAGTACATCAAGACACGTTTGTGAAGGAACAAGACCAAgctctttttttattagatcGAGCAAGTCCAATCCAAATTGCAAATATGTGGTGGACCTAATTTCCAACATTAGAAAATACGCCTATACATACATGAGACCAATATGTCACGCTTCATACACGCAGAAATATTAAACCAAAATTTAATTCTTATAATCGCAAATCCTTATTCAAGTCATAAGGAAACAAAAACTTACTTCATCAACATTAAAAACCAGTTTCTTACTTCCGAAATATAAAGGATCACTTCTCTCGGGTGCATCATTTTTGTAATAATCCTTGAGTTGTTTAAACAGTTCAATGGTAGAACTGCGAAATATACAATGAACATAAACAAATGGCAgaataaaatcataatttaatgTTGGGAAAAAAGAACCGTCATaccttaaatttttgttttgaactgAGTACCGGATAGCCCACCTGCAACCGTCAACCCAATCTTGACCACTCAACTCCTTGAGTAGGAGAAGCACCCTCTCCAACTCGCCATGTAAATTCCATAACACATCCTTGTTATCCTAAGAATGTACAATGATTGATGAGTTTTCAGGTTGAAAGTGGAAAGTatacaaattaataattaataataatctaaAACCCTACCATGAGACTTACAACATGCTATGACCTTTACAAGGTCACTCCAAAAGAGAAACCGTAGAAAGACAACATATTTAAACAAACATACTCGTTCTTCATAATATTCACCGCAAGGTACATATGCATGAATCAGGGCTACAAAAACTTCTTTTGTCAAGTGGATTCCAGATTGTTCCATCTCTTCATAATACTACAAGTAAATATTCTAATTAGCAACTCGAttattgaaaaatcaaatattaatctCAATACTTGATTTAAAACTAACGACCAAGTCGCTGAAAGTATGGGAAtatatggaattttttttttggaaaggaaatTACATATACAAGAAAAGGATAACAAATGTACAAAGAGAATAAGCACACCAAAGGTGGCCCAAGGAAAAAACCCCAACAATAACATAAAAAGAACATCTGCAACACTACTAGGGGAACTAAAAAACCAACACcatcacaaaaacaacaacacaagAAATCTCCATCCCTCATGGTGCCCAAAACAAATGAAGAATGGACCAAGCCAACCCCACCAGAGAGATAAGACACATGAAATCAGGAGTCGAACCAAAAACCCCGTTCAGAGGCCCCCACAAACTTGAATATATGAAATTATTAAACTCAACTTACTTTCTTAATCTCTTCTTTTGTTTCACAATTTTCAATCAAATAGCTGAAAGTGTATGAATCGAGCTTTACGTTGGCATCTCGCATTTGTTTGAGAACCTCCAACCcaccaattttgtttttctacaATATCGATAAAAGTGAGAATATGAAAGAACTATTTTAAATAGATTTCATACActcatttaaatatattttttaatgaatgaaaTCATTAAGAGAGAGAAGCTTTCATAGTTGAAAATCTGAGTGAGAGCACAATCCaacaaggctaaaatatggttttggttttagtccctgtaaaaaaaaattgttgtgccacgtgtgcaaatcatcacaaaagtggagccaacgaccaaaaccaaaatgatgcatatttgcagggaccaaaaacaacaaaaaaaatttgcatggactaaaaccaaaacaaggcATATTTGCAAGAaccaaaactatattttagccATCCAACAATGATACCTCGAAAAAATATCCTGCCATAATGGCATTATAcatggttgttttgtatttgaaATACTTTTTCTGCAATTCATTAACCATCTTGTACGCACATTCAAACTGCATAATGAAAGTAAATACATTATCAGGTTAGTAAAAAGCTTTCTTTCAAAGGATATTATTGTAGAAAACAAGCATacattaagaaataaaaaaggtaAAACTTACATCTTTCATCACTACACAACAGTGTACCAAAAGCCAGCAAATCTTTCCATTTAACTCGAAATGGTGGGGATGGCGACTCATGATGGAATAGATTTCAAAAACCTTGATTTTCAATATAgcaaaaggaatagaaaatgaACAAACAGATTTTAGTAAAACTAGACAAACAAGAAACAATGCTTCAATTAAGGGGAAAAAAGGAATCATAAATTTCATTATGTAATTGTAAAAGTTTAAGGGTGAGCCTTGGAGAAACCgtaaagttgttgtcacatGACTGAAAGAAAGGTCAAGAGTTCAAGTCCTTCAAATACGCTTTgaaaaactattccgctgctatgttttgatattttatgaagttgttttaattaaatagtattttattctattaaattttgaaaagtagtgtgacatgcccgtccGGGttaaactctgattatttattattattattaagtttgggataacggggtgttacaata harbors:
- the LOC11440113 gene encoding pentatricopeptide repeat-containing protein At4g21880, mitochondrial isoform X3, producing MLAFCLKELRVRSYYFGSDLQNFRRTSSSWNLILSSRKLHDASSTAPPVEKKLKLLDYASMRQEETIERRTQLCESESDRKTLISDALKSIDIRWYVANFKVDHIIRKMENLTGEILPASSMYEKLVLYYIATVDKVDVAIDLVDVMSEAGLTLSSHAMQSLLETCSETDQHFRVFEIYSIMSRHPHHFELNGKICWLLVHCCVVMKDFECAYKMVNELQKKYFKYKTTMYNAIMAGYFFEKNKIGGLEVLKQMRDANVKLDSYTFSYLIENCETKEEIKKYYEEMEQSGIHLTKEVFVALIHAYVPCGEYYEERDNKDVLWNLHGELERVLLLLKELSGQDWVDGCRWAIRYSVQNKNLSSTIELFKQLKDYYKNDAPERSDPLYFGSKKLVFNVDEAYFLMLEIRSTTYLQFGLDLLDLIKKELGLVPSQTCLDVLLKLCALSEDLNNANLVWREFASAKCLYTTFSYLRRSQIC
- the LOC11440113 gene encoding pentatricopeptide repeat-containing protein At4g21880, mitochondrial isoform X1, which gives rise to MLAFCLKELRVRSYYFGSDLQNFRRTSSSWNLILSSRKLHDASSTAPPVEKKLKLLDYASMRQEETIERRTQLCESESDRKTLISDALKSIDIRWYVANFKVDHIIRKMENLTGEILPASSMYEKLVLYYIATVDKVDVAIDLVDVMSEAGLTLSSHAMQSLLETCSETDQHFRVFEIYSIMSRHPHHFELNGKICWLLVHCCVVMKDFECAYKMVNELQKKYFKYKTTMYNAIMAGYFFEKNKIGGLEVLKQMRDANVKLDSYTFSYLIENCETKEEIKKYYEEMEQSGIHLTKEVFVALIHAYVPCGEYYEERDNKDVLWNLHGELERVLLLLKELSGQDWVDGCRWAIRYSVQNKNLSSTIELFKQLKDYYKNDAPERSDPLYFGSKKLVFNVDEAYFLMLEIRSTTYLQFGLDLLDLIKKELGLVPSQTCLDVLLKLCALSEDLNNANLVWREFASAKCLYTTFSYLSMYKVLLAAGDHKSADIMANQIPSILSGYVSKLKERYSAKKDDELVSDT
- the LOC11440113 gene encoding pentatricopeptide repeat-containing protein At4g21880, mitochondrial isoform X2 is translated as MLAFCLKELRVRSYYFGSDLQNFRRTSSSWNLILSSRKLHDASSTAPPVEKKLKLLDYASMRQEETIERRTQLCESESDRKTLISDALKSIDIRWYVANFKVDHIIRKMENLTGEILPASSMYEKLVLYYIATVDKVDVAIDLVDVMSEAGLTLSSHAMQSLLETCSETDQHFRVFEIYSIMSRHPHHFELNGKICWLLVHCCVVMKDFECAYKMVNELQKKYFKYKTTMYNAIMAGYFFEKNKIGGLEVLKQMRDANVKLDSYTFSYLIENCETKEEIKKDNKDVLWNLHGELERVLLLLKELSGQDWVDGCRWAIRYSVQNKNLSSTIELFKQLKDYYKNDAPERSDPLYFGSKKLVFNVDEAYFLMLEIRSTTYLQFGLDLLDLIKKELGLVPSQTCLDVLLKLCALSEDLNNANLVWREFASAKCLYTTFSYLSMYKVLLAAGDHKSADIMANQIPSILSGYVSKLKERYSAKKDDELVSDT